In a genomic window of Holophagaceae bacterium:
- a CDS encoding NADH:ubiquinone oxidoreductase: MPLTLYWLQCGGCGGDTMSLLNLDSPDLVETLGLLGIGILWHPSLSRESAAEHRRLQEDLASGARPLDFLVVEGAVIRGPGGTGMFDTQERRPKKELVAALARRARFVLAAGTCASFGGISAAGDIEATGLQFLRDRKGGFLGSGFTSLEGLPVINLPGCPCHCEALAGTLAALAAGEALELDEWNSPMDWYGMQVHQGCLRNEYHEYRVEDDDFGKRGCLFFHLGCQGPLTHGPCNKLLWGRRSSKTRIGAPCVGCTRPDFPPPYPFFQTRNIAGIPLDLPEGVDRAHYMAYKGMAAAAAPKRLIDRKTRI, translated from the coding sequence ATGCCCCTCACGCTCTATTGGCTACAGTGCGGCGGATGCGGCGGCGACACCATGTCGCTCCTGAACCTCGATTCCCCGGACCTCGTCGAGACCCTCGGCCTGCTCGGCATCGGGATTCTCTGGCACCCATCGCTCTCCAGGGAAAGCGCCGCAGAGCACCGGAGGCTCCAGGAGGACCTGGCCTCCGGCGCGCGGCCGCTGGATTTCCTGGTGGTCGAAGGCGCCGTGATCCGCGGGCCCGGCGGCACAGGGATGTTCGACACCCAGGAGCGGCGGCCCAAGAAAGAACTTGTGGCCGCCTTGGCCCGGCGGGCCCGTTTCGTCCTGGCCGCGGGCACCTGCGCCAGTTTCGGAGGGATCAGCGCGGCGGGTGATATCGAAGCCACGGGTCTGCAATTCCTGCGGGACCGGAAAGGCGGCTTCCTGGGCAGCGGATTCACGAGCCTCGAGGGCCTGCCGGTCATCAACCTGCCCGGCTGCCCCTGCCATTGCGAGGCCTTGGCCGGAACGCTGGCGGCCCTGGCCGCGGGCGAGGCCCTGGAACTCGATGAGTGGAATTCGCCCATGGACTGGTACGGGATGCAGGTCCACCAGGGCTGCCTGCGGAACGAGTACCACGAGTACAGGGTGGAGGACGATGACTTCGGCAAGCGGGGCTGCCTCTTTTTCCACCTCGGCTGCCAGGGGCCTCTCACCCACGGTCCCTGCAACAAGCTGCTCTGGGGCCGGAGGAGCAGCAAGACCCGCATCGGCGCTCCCTGCGTCGGCTGCACCCGGCCGGATTTCCCCCCGCCCTATCCCTTCTTCCAGACCCGGAACATCGCGGGCATCCCCCTGGATCTGCCCGAAGGCGTGGACCGCGCGCACTACATGGCCTACAAGGGCATGGCGGCGGCCGCTGCGCCCAAGCGGCTGATCGACCGGAAGACGAGAATCTGA